From the Oceanobacillus kimchii X50 genome, the window CCACTCCAATCGCCCATGCAGCAATTGAAATCCAATTTACTTTTTTAAATACCATTTTTTCAAACGTACCATACTTTCTGCGTCTGACAAAGAAATAATCAGCGATAATAATTGCCCCGATGGATGGAACTGCAGCACCTAGGACGTTTAAAAATCCGACAAAGTTGTTGTACATCCACATCGCAAGCAATGTACCGACAAGACCATTTATCACTACAAACGTTTTGCGAGAAAATCTTGTAATATTGGCAAACCCTAACCCTGAAGCATAAAGCGCATTATCATTGGTCGTCCAAATGTTCAATCCCAACACGATGATCGCAGGGATCATTAATCCTTGTAAAAACATCACTTCTGAAATATCCGGTAATCCATAAGACATCGCGCCAACTGCACCAAACAAGAACATCAGGGAGTTCCCTAAGAAGAATGCAATTACTGTCGCCACAACAGCAGAGCGTGATGACTTCGCAAACCGTGCAAAATCAGGTGTTAGTGTCCCTCCACTAATAAAGGATCCGACACAAATCGTTAAAGCTGCTGCTACTGTCAATGTCTCCGTTGTTTCATAGTTCCATAATGCCTCCATACCACCTAGTGCTTGTGTGGCTTCAAATGCAGAATAACTTCCTAGAATGGCAATAGCTGGGACGGCAATAAACCCTAAAACAACTAATGCTTTCATTCCGTATATTGCCGATATGGTTATAGCAATCCCAAAGATAAAAATTAAGGCATAGACATTCCACCCCATCGCATTTGCAACAGGAACCGCAAACATTGCAACCCCTACACCAAACCAACCAACCTGGGTAAAACCTAATAGAAAGGATGGTAGGTACGACCCTTTATCGCCAAACGCATACTTGGCCAACAAATGTGTGGACAAACCTGTC encodes:
- the codB gene encoding cytosine permease, whose amino-acid sequence is MEKIDLEYSSQAVPKTERNNFWKTLSVMLGFTFFSASMLAGGELGVGLSFSQFIIIVLAGNIALGMYTGALAYIAAKTGLSTHLLAKYAFGDKGSYLPSFLLGFTQVGWFGVGVAMFAVPVANAMGWNVYALIFIFGIAITISAIYGMKALVVLGFIAVPAIAILGSYSAFEATQALGGMEALWNYETTETLTVAAALTICVGSFISGGTLTPDFARFAKSSRSAVVATVIAFFLGNSLMFLFGAVGAMSYGLPDISEVMFLQGLMIPAIIVLGLNIWTTNDNALYASGLGFANITRFSRKTFVVINGLVGTLLAMWMYNNFVGFLNVLGAAVPSIGAIIIADYFFVRRRKYGTFEKMVFKKVNWISIAAWAIGVVIAQIAPGITPLNALIGTAVVYIGFMYLISTNKNEEDKGDLKCL